CAACAAAATTACTAACCCACAGGGATTCCTACGATATTGACAGCTGAGAGGACATATACTGAAAGGATCTATgtatgggcttcaaggagatacgGTAGATGTACATTAGAACCTGTGTTGATAGATCAGTGATAGTTGCCCTTTCGGCTGAGCCGCCGGGCGTTAATGAATTGTGTGTAATCGCCCTCCTTGAAGAGCTGGttacccttctccttcaattcAAACGCCATTGTCTAGCTCGTATAACTTGATTCAAAATATAACCAAGAATGGGAATGCACGAACTTTCTTCGATATCCAATTTGCGATGCGCCTTTCCTGTTACTTTTTTTTGTGAAGTTGAATTACAAAGCGACTATCGGCCAAATTGGAGTGGGGCGCTCCACACGGTGTCCGCAACTAAGTGATCTCCTGGGACCGAactaaagatagaaaagaagagaattATATAGAACCGCTTGAAAGGAGTGATCCGACGGCGACCACGATGGCAACGCGTTGGGCGCGGAGATTGTCGCTGACACTAGGAATCTACCTGGTATTGTCGGGGTATTTGTGTTATAGACCGAGCGGGTTGTCAGTTAACCTGATTCTGAAACTAGTTGGTGTTGTAGGTCCCGGATGGTGTCAGCCCAATACTTGACGGGGATGTGTGGCCGAGCGGTAAGGCTGACTGTGTTCGGTCTGTGTGACCGGGTGAAGAATAGAAACGAGGGAATTTTGTCTCCATGATCAATGAGTGATATTTAATTTGTCCGTCGCTGTGTCTTGAGATCGAAGGTGATCGATGCACGGAGAAAGATGGCGGAAACGTCGGATCAGTCAGCAGCGTTTCTCTGGAGGACTAACTCTTTATGGAACTATGTGTTGGTATCCATGGATTGCAATGTTTCGGAATTACTGTATCAATCTATATAATCCAAGTTCTTCTTAGAGATGGGATAGCGGTACTGTTCGAAAAGATAATATTCATTCTATCCTAACCCTGCGATCTAGTAACTAGCAACCAGGACGGAGTtaaacaaacaaggaaattcGGCCAGCCAAATTCATTCCAATCGCTTCGTGGTATCGTTGACTTATTTTGTGAATGCAATATTATAAACAAAGGCTCGCGGAGCAGTCCAGCCCTGATCGGGATGCTGTCCAGTCGCTCGGAAGAGGTATGAGAACACGGCGTAAGGGAGAAGTGGTCGATGATCTAAGGATGCGCCATGAGCGCCGTCGTTAAGATGGCATCGTAGACAGGCGATCCGTTCGCTCGCGCATGGTTTAAAGCACCGATATTAGAGGATCTACTGAGCCTTGGCGAATTCGGCCTCGTAGTCGGAGATAGCCTGGACCTTGGCGGCAGATGCGCTCTTGGGGTCGAAGCGGTAGGTAACCCACTCGTTGGCAAGCTTCTTCGCGAGCTCAATGCCAATGACACGCTGACCGAAGCAGAGAACGTGGGCGTCGTTGCTCAGGATAGCACGCTCGACGGAGAAGGAGTCGTGGGCAGTGACGGCACGGATACCGGGAACCTTGTTGGCGGCGATGGCAACACCCAGACCTGTACCGCAGATGAAGAGACCACGGTCTGCCTTACCCTCCTTGATGAGCTTAGCACCGGCGACGGCGGGGTGAGGGTAGGCAGTCTTGTCGGAGGTCGAGTTGACACCAACATCATCGACGGACTCGACCAGAGGGTTCTTCTCAAGGGCTGCCTTGAGAGTCTCCTTGTAGGGTTGGCCAGCCTCATCACAGGCCATGACAATGCGAAGGGGCTTCAGATCGGCAGACATCTTGATAGTTGGGAGATAGGAGTCAATTGACTACTCGACGTCTAGTTGAGAattgagagaaagaaaaactgaATTTGGAAATGTAATCTGAGGAAATTGTTTTGGTGACTGGAAATGATGGGAGTCTGAAGACAGGAATCATGGATCCTTATATAGTTTTGGAaagtcagtcagtcagtcCCCCTCCATAATGTCCCCGGGTTAAACTTTCTAGCTCTTCCTTCTAATCTGGGGGAGGTTGCGCTGTGCCTCACCCTCGAACCAAACCTCGGCGACGGACCAAAGTGTATTGATTGGGCTAAAGCATAAGGAATTGTCTTTCGCTACGCATAAATCTTTCCGACAGACCTCCCCACCGCAACAGGATCCAAAGGACGACGGGCATAACGGAGACGATGTCTGGTTCCAACTGCCCCACGGGTGGCGTCATAGCTTTACATGGGTATGATGGAGGGGTCGGAAACGGAACTCCTGGAACTAAGAAAACCTGCGTGGCTTATGAGGTGAATACCAGAGGTTGAGTCGTCCAATCATTGGCCGGTCGAAGTTATACTGAGCAGGCAGCGATTCGGATCTTTTAGGGGACAATCACTTTCTATTTGGTCGCCAAAGCTTCCTAAATCACAACCATGTAGGTTTGTACTGACTACTACTTAAATTGAGACTTATTGCATAAGCTCTCGCCGAAGTTAATATCTACCCGGTCATGGCGCCGCCACCTCCGTTTTCCCGTACGAagtcaaagagagagaaaagtccTTACATGATGAGATTCCCCTGTCAATTCAACGACGATGAATTGCAATCCTTCCGATGTCTTGTGGGGCAGATTTTAGATGGATGCAGCCCATGTAGCCAATAGTATCTCATCAACTACCCCCGATCCGGCTAGTGGGGAGCCTAAGGCTGTAGTTTCCTATCAAAAACTGCCATGCAACGGGATCAAATCAAACCACCAACCCTGTGTGTATGGAGCGGGATTATCTGGCCTTTTCGAGGGTGTCGAGAAACCTCCCGTCTGCATGTTAGAGTTCTGCCGGGGTGTTCAACAGTATCCTATGCAAGAAGCCCTCCAACCATCCCAACACAGCCCGCTGACGATATGGCACTGCACCACGTCAATGCGCTTGAAGAATCCTTTGGATTCCTGTTCGCTCGTAGTATGAGTGGTAGTAGGTTCCCCACAGGGGCTCTACTCCGGGGTATCTCTAATTGTTGGGCCATACCCACAGGTGGCTGCGACAACTCGGTACCCACGGATTGTAAGGACTGCTGCGGACGCACCCAAACGAGTAAAGTCCAGGAGAGCCGACAAAGGACCGTACTTTCGGATTGGTCAATAAAATGGAGACCATTTTCGTATCAACGTGCATAGACTAATGTGACCAGATAGAATTGAATTCAGCGCGGCACCAATGATGGTGGACACCTTCACGGTAACGATTCACCACCTCGCTTGGGCTAGTGCAGGATACCTGCGTGTATCTGCTTGGCACTAGTGGGCGTCGAAAAATGAAACTCAGCACATGATACTCGAAATTTGGATTCCAGACCCTCAGATTGCCTGGCGATTTCCCAGGAGGAGATATATAGAGGTCATGTGTACCTCTCGTCTCCATAAAAATCTCAGTCAAACTATTGAGCGCATCCAGGACGCAGGAGATCTCGCATGTCCTAAAGAGGAGCTCCCGAAAGGACTGGAGCAGAATAGGCCCGGCTCGGCTCTCTCGAAGGTTGCACTTGTACCGTTTCCACTGCACTGGGGGAACTCCACCCTTCGAACCAAACCCAATTCAATCATTGGTGGCCCACAGCCATCCGATCGCCCATAACGTCCTTAGGCCGCCAGGCATCAAGGGCGCCAAAACAGGGAATCACAGCAAAGTCAGCAAACAGGCTCCCTCACAAACTTACCGCATGAGGACTGGTTCCCTCGTGTAAATTTACCGTCACTTGTCGAACCGGGAGGTCCTTGCGGCACTCGGAATGCACGCAACAGTACATTCCATCCATGGCGTTTGGTACCGTTCCATACACGCGGCTTGGATGCCTCAATTTCCGCTTCAACTAGCAACTCACGGCTTGGCCTCATATCGGAACGATCGGTCGCTACGAAAGTTTCATAACTAGTTCCAGTGACCCCTCCTGGACACACCTCACCCCGCCAACAGTTATTATGGTCGCCAATGTCCCTCCTTGGAATTCTCGCACCAAATGGCACTTGGGTATATGCTTGTATACCACACCCTCCATAATATAAGGATACACCTACATATGACACCGTGCGATTCCATGATCTGACAGGGTATATCCCATAGTTGGTCCACAAAATCTCTCCCTTTCAGCCAGTGACAACACCCGCCGGGGGATGCATTCGCGTGGGACGATCGACTgtctcctctttctgtcgCTGGGGAAGCCCACTTGGTTACCGAAACTCATGTTTTAGTCCCAGACTTTCGTCCGCTCACAACCGCATTTGGCCTCAGGCGCCCTTTAATTAGGACGACGAGCAACCCAAAAGACTCCTGCGTCTCGGACTGACCGACTTGATTGGCAGAAGTCCCCTCAGTTCGACACCATCTTCCAGCTATTTTCGAGTTTCGGAGATTTTTTCCACTTTCCCCGACAAATATACTCGTACTTCTGGTTCCCGTCTACAGGAACGACTCAGCTCTCTTTCCGTGTCGCCTAAAGTGGAGTTCTAGCGTCGCGGCGGTTATCTCAGGAATCACACCAGAGTGGTCCTCTATATCCAGTCCATCAAAGAAATTCGAGTTTCCCACCCAGCGTTGCGTGCGAAAGCCAAACTAGCGGCTCACAATCGACCAGGGTTTCTAGTGAACCacagaaggaaagaaaaacgaaaTAGATTCAGAACAAAATGGCCTCCGCGGAGCAGACATACCCGGTGCTCCCCAGCACCTTACTCATCATCTCCCTGAAGATGTACTTCACACCCACCCGAACATTAGATTATCTCCGCGCCCTCCTCGACCCCAAAAATGACATTGTGCGGCCAGAGAACCGCTCCAAGCTCCTGTTGGCCCTGATCCCCGACTTCCTGACCATCTACCCCAGCAACGAAATCATCAAAAACTATGAATCCAGCCTAGCCCCTCAGGAAGCCAAGGCCCTGCCGCCCCCGTTCCTCCTCGGCGCCCAGGACTGCTTCTGGGAGCCGCTGGGCGCATACACCGGGGAAGTATCCCCACTCGCTCTCCGCTCCATGGGCGTGTCCATCGTCGAACTGGGCCACGCCGAGCGCCGCTCCATCTTCGGCGAAACAGACGACCAGACAGGTCGCAAGGCCGCTGCGGCCTCCGCGCACGGTATGGTGCCGCTCGTATGCATTGGCGAGGTCACAGCGCCTGGCCCCGTTGCGTCCCAGGCCGTCGGACTCGCCGTGCGCGAGTGCGAGGTGCAAGTCCGCGCAGTCCTAAAAGCCATCCCCGCCCATGCCCCTGTGATCTTCGCCTATGAGCCCGTGTGGGCGATCGGGAAACCCAAGCCCGCTGGAGTCGATCACATTTCTGCCGTGGTGGACGGCATCAAGGCGGTGATTGGGGAGCGTCCTGGGGACGTCCGTATTTTGTATGGGGGAAGTGCCGGGCCGGGCCTGTGGGGCGCGGGCGGTCTGGGGAAAGCCGTTGACGGCATGTTCCTGGGGAGATTCGCCCATGAGATCGAGGGTGTGCGGAAGGTGATCAGGGAAGTCGAGGAGACGTTGAACGTtgcttgatattttttttttctctctttgcttcATAGTATTGCGTTTTCATTATGAACTGCATGTGCATATCATAGAGGGGCAAAAGTCATGGTTCTGCGGTTGGGTGACAAAGTATACGAGCTTAGATTGTCATAATCCTTTTatctccccttttctcctctatTAATTTCATACTGTCTCTGGATTAGGGTATATTGGGATATTCAATAGATAATTTCGGATGCTCCTTTATCAGGTATAGACTGGGAACGTGGAAAGGTCAATTGAAAACAAATATTCCTAGCTTTTATAGAACGAATGTGAAAGATCGCCGAATACTATTTACATATACTTTACTCAAAAACAGTCACTCCTATCTAAATTTTTCTaagctttcttctcctcgcgCATCTCCTGCTTGACACGAGTCACCGTGCCGCTACCACCATACACAATACCCGTATACATCATAGCGACGGAGGCTCCAGCATCAAGGACAGCCTGAGCCTGCTTGCCGTTGGTGATACCTCCCGAGGCAAAGATGACTTTACGGGGGAACTGGTTAGCGGGACTAGGCGCTTCTACTGGAGGAACGTTTTCCGAGTCCGGTTCCGCCTGTACCAGTTTCGTAGTAGCGTCCTGGGCAGCTTCGGCGAGTTCCGGGGTAACGGGCGCTTGGTCGAGGAGAGCTCTGTACCGAGCTACCAGGGCCACTGTGCGGTCGAAGAGTTGAGGGCCAGAGTAACCACCGGTCTCTTTCAGGGTGGTCTGTTCTTTCGGGGAGAGGGGTACGCCCTTCGGCAGGGGCTCAGGGCGGCGGTTAGTTGTGTTTCCCACAATTACACCGTCGACGCCAGAGCCCTGGACTGCGGCGCAAATGCCGGAGACTTGTTCGTCTGCGTCCTCGTCGGGGCTGACCTTGACCATGACATAGGGCTTGGTTTTGCGGTCGACGCTCTTTGCTGCGCCGACGACGGCCTTCAGGATGGCGGTAAGAGGGGCAGTCGCCTGGAGATCACGCAAACCGGGAGTGTTCGGGCTCGAAACATTCACCACGAGAATATCAGCGTACTTGGCCACCCGATCAACGCAGTACACATAGTCACGCTTGATGGCTTCGATGTCGGCATCTGGGGTGACCTTGTTCTTTGCGACCTGAACAGCGAGAAGTCGTCCTGGCCGGAGACTGCCCGGGGGAACACCAGCTTCGCCGTTCAGGACACGCTCCTCAGCCAGGTCGTGCAATCCGAATCCATGGGCGTAAGCGTAGTCGCGGACTCTCTGTTGCAGAACAGCTGCCATATGGTCGGCACCCTTGGAGTTGAGACCGTATCGGTTGATCATAGCTTTCTGGGACACGACCCGGAAGACACGAGGCCGGGGGTTACCTTCTTGTGGTAGCGGAGTGGTACCACCCACTTCGACAATTCCAGGTCCGAGCTCAAAGAGAGGGTCCGGGATTTCGGCGTGCTTGTCTAGTCCAGCGGAAATACCAATCGGGTTGGTTAAGGTGTATCCGAAGACCTAAAAGAACCAATTGTTCAgtattaataatttaaacTGCCACCAAGAAACATCCATTACCTCGGTAGCGAGGACACCATCACCGTCCTGGTTGCCCCGTTCTCTGGGGTGGAGTCCAAGCTTGTAAAGAttcttcaaagcatccaCCCCAATATGGTGCGCATCCTCCGCATCAGGGTACAACAGCCGGATCAGAGGGACCACGCCATAACGATGAAGACTAGCCCTAGTATCTGTTCCATACACGAAGCCAACTAGAAGGGTAAGAGCCAAGGAAGTACTAATCACAGTCTTCCGGAGTCCCCGGCCTGCCTTCTTGGGCGCCTGCTTCACGGCCTCCGTTGCCTCTGCGGTAGTATCCGAGGCATACCTCAAGCCTGTTTGCCGAAACACAGGCTGTCTGTGGAGGATTGACGGTCGCTGAGAACAGCGGAGAGAAGGGATTGCGCGAGCTCTAGGCCCTGCAGACCTGAAGGCAATATTAATTGAGTTAGAT
The sequence above is a segment of the Aspergillus oryzae RIB40 DNA, chromosome 3 genome. Coding sequences within it:
- a CDS encoding RpiB/LacA/LacB family sugar-phosphate isomerase (ribose 5-phosphate isomerase RpiB), which translates into the protein MACDEAGQPYKETLKAALEKNPLVESVDDVGVNSTSDKTAYPHPAVAGAKLIKEGKADRGLFICGTGLGVAIAANKVPGIRAVTAHDSFSVERAILSNDAHVLCFGQRVIGIELAKKLANEWVTYRFDPKSASAAKVQAISDYEAEFAKAQ
- a CDS encoding dihydroorotate dehydrogenase 2 (dihydroorotate dehydrogenase); protein product: MASNSINIAFRSAGPRARAIPSLRCSQRPSILHRQPVFRQTGLRYASDTTAEATEAVKQAPKKAGRGLRKTVISTSLALTLLVGFVYGTDTRASLHRYGVVPLIRLLYPDAEDAHHIGVDALKNLYKLGLHPRERGNQDGDGVLATEVFGYTLTNPIGISAGLDKHAEIPDPLFELGPGIVEVGGTTPLPQEGNPRPRVFRVVSQKAMINRYGLNSKGADHMAAVLQQRVRDYAYAHGFGLHDLAEERVLNGEAGVPPGSLRPGRLLAVQVAKNKVTPDADIEAIKRDYVYCVDRVAKYADILVVNVSSPNTPGLRDLQATAPLTAILKAVVGAAKSVDRKTKPYVMVKVSPDEDADEQVSGICAAVQGSGVDGVIVGNTTNRRPEPLPKGVPLSPKEQTTLKETGGYSGPQLFDRTVALVARYRALLDQAPVTPELAEAAQDATTKLVQAEPDSENVPPVEAPSPANQFPRKVIFASGGITNGKQAQAVLDAGASVAMMYTGIVYGGSGTVTRVKQEMREEKKA
- a CDS encoding triose-phosphate isomerase (triosephosphate isomerase), which gives rise to MASAEQTYPVLPSTLLIISLKMYFTPTRTLDYLRALLDPKNDIVRPENRSKLLLALIPDFLTIYPSNEIIKNYESSLAPQEAKALPPPFLLGAQDCFWEPLGAYTGEVSPLALRSMGVSIVELGHAERRSIFGETDDQTGRKAAAASAHGMVPLVCIGEVTAPGPVASQAVGLAVRECEVQVRAVLKAIPAHAPVIFAYEPVWAIGKPKPAGVDHISAVVDGIKAVIGERPGDVRILYGGSAGPGLWGAGGLGKAVDGMFLGRFAHEIEGVRKVIREVEETLNVA